One Tolypothrix bouteillei VB521301 DNA window includes the following coding sequences:
- a CDS encoding Uma2 family endonuclease, with the protein MLTSATTYEITWEKLPDDFVLDDEPVDNINQPLLAAALTESLEVAGRLPANSLTITNYAICATLNNRIVVKAPDWGFVPSIKVSREEVKRSYTPKLQGDFPVIVMEFLSDTEGSEYSSKPTYPPGKWYYYERVLKVPNYAIFEPDTGLLEVYQLDDSGRYQLQSPDENNLYWIKEMNLFLGTWLGTRENRSSYWLRWWNEQRELLLWGFEFAEQERQRAEQERQRAERLAAQLRALGIEPEA; encoded by the coding sequence ATGCTAACTAGTGCAACCACTTATGAAATCACTTGGGAAAAATTACCGGATGATTTTGTTTTAGATGACGAGCCTGTGGATAACATTAATCAGCCACTGTTAGCAGCTGCTTTAACAGAAAGTTTAGAAGTTGCTGGAAGATTGCCAGCCAACTCTTTGACCATAACAAATTATGCTATTTGTGCCACTTTGAACAATCGCATTGTGGTTAAAGCACCCGATTGGGGATTTGTTCCTTCTATTAAGGTGTCACGAGAAGAAGTTAAGCGCAGTTATACGCCAAAACTTCAAGGTGATTTTCCAGTTATCGTTATGGAATTCCTTTCAGATACTGAAGGGAGTGAGTACTCCAGCAAACCTACGTATCCCCCTGGTAAATGGTACTATTACGAGCGAGTTTTAAAAGTTCCTAATTATGCCATTTTTGAACCAGATACAGGATTGCTGGAAGTTTATCAATTAGATGATTCGGGTCGTTATCAGTTGCAATCGCCAGATGAAAATAACCTTTACTGGATTAAAGAAATGAACCTGTTTTTAGGGACGTGGCTGGGGACTAGAGAAAACCGTTCTAGTTACTGGTTGCGTTGGTGGAACGAACAAAGAGAACTGTTGCTGTGGGGTTTTGAGTTTGCAGAACAAGAACGACAACGTGCAGAACAAGAACGACAACGTGCAGAACGCTTGGCAGCGCAATTGCGTGCGTTGGGGATAGAACCGGAAGCGTAA
- a CDS encoding alpha/beta fold hydrolase produces the protein MTVTSQQVVQSTFEKHFWTWQGHKIQYTVMGTGKPLVLVHGFGASIGHWRKNIPVLAAAGYRVFALDLLGFGGSDKPPLKYTVEIWVELLKDFWTVHIQQPAVFIGNSIGALIGLITVTKHPEISAGGILINSAGGLSHRPHELNPPLRIVMAAFNKFVSSPMTGAFVFNRIRQKAQIRRTLYQVYRNREAVTDELVDLLYTPSCAPGAQQVFAAILTAPPGPSPAELLPNVECPLLVIWGAEDPWTPITGAKLYEQARDNGKDIKIVPIPGAGHCPHDEVPDVVNQQIINWLSSAIAER, from the coding sequence ATGACAGTTACTTCGCAGCAGGTAGTACAAAGTACCTTTGAAAAACACTTTTGGACATGGCAGGGTCATAAAATCCAGTATACTGTCATGGGAACGGGAAAACCCCTCGTACTCGTTCATGGCTTTGGCGCATCTATTGGACATTGGCGAAAAAATATTCCAGTTTTAGCAGCCGCAGGTTACCGAGTCTTTGCCCTCGACTTGTTAGGGTTTGGCGGTTCCGATAAACCACCGTTAAAATACACTGTAGAAATTTGGGTGGAACTCTTAAAAGATTTTTGGACAGTACACATACAACAACCAGCAGTCTTTATCGGCAATTCCATTGGCGCACTCATCGGTTTGATAACTGTAACAAAACATCCAGAAATATCCGCAGGTGGCATTTTGATTAACAGTGCGGGTGGTTTAAGTCACCGTCCCCACGAACTCAATCCACCATTACGCATTGTCATGGCAGCTTTCAACAAATTTGTGAGTTCCCCAATGACAGGAGCGTTCGTTTTCAATCGCATTCGCCAGAAAGCCCAAATTCGCCGCACGCTCTATCAGGTTTACCGCAATCGAGAAGCCGTCACTGATGAATTGGTAGACTTACTTTATACACCTTCATGCGCTCCCGGAGCACAACAAGTTTTTGCAGCCATCCTCACAGCACCTCCCGGTCCCTCGCCAGCGGAATTATTACCCAATGTTGAATGCCCGTTATTAGTTATTTGGGGAGCTGAAGACCCTTGGACCCCAATTACAGGAGCAAAACTTTACGAACAAGCACGGGATAATGGTAAAGATATCAAAATTGTTCCTATCCCTGGTGCCGGTCATTGTCCTCATGATGAAGTTCCAGATGTGGTCAATCAACAAATTATAAATTGGCTATCATCAGCGATCGCTGAACGGTGA
- a CDS encoding heme-dependent oxidative N-demethylase family protein produces the protein MMYSPSPALFLEAKTVEASENSACYFPLENGRYEVKPGFIPLGKSLGNGEADKCVFQFDSNFPHYRQVKLLSRAEQLRKYYQTYHYSDAVAGAIACLIIDRLSQEYPQYFCCQPTSHGLSFHNRLTGETLYVDENWRLRQVETQSQPVFPPYASTLDALASQMQEDITVMSYSPDGCNWLSAVHLCYPNHWSGKEKIGQDFATIHAPVAGIEKINRRASAIVNTMVLREPMVRFAWGLSTDTRLNHHPEPPPSVSLDEWHGRSFNRDNPKLFLRIERQVIWGLPEHNAVLFTIRTYFRDCIAIKKDTNLRLKLLAALQSMTPESLIYKGLAESRDSILAWLEDV, from the coding sequence ATGATGTACTCGCCTTCACCCGCTTTATTTCTAGAAGCCAAAACCGTGGAAGCATCAGAAAACAGTGCTTGCTACTTTCCCCTAGAAAACGGACGCTATGAGGTTAAACCTGGCTTTATTCCTCTGGGCAAATCTTTAGGTAACGGTGAGGCTGACAAATGCGTCTTTCAATTTGATAGCAACTTTCCTCATTACCGACAGGTTAAGCTTTTATCTCGTGCCGAACAATTGAGAAAATATTATCAAACCTACCATTATTCTGATGCGGTAGCAGGTGCGATCGCTTGTCTGATTATTGACCGTCTCTCTCAAGAATATCCCCAATACTTTTGCTGTCAACCAACAAGTCATGGTTTATCTTTTCACAACCGACTGACTGGAGAAACTCTTTATGTAGATGAAAACTGGCGGTTGCGACAAGTTGAAACTCAAAGTCAACCAGTTTTTCCTCCCTATGCTTCCACCCTGGATGCTTTAGCAAGCCAAATGCAGGAAGACATAACTGTGATGAGCTACAGTCCTGATGGTTGTAACTGGTTGAGCGCAGTTCATTTGTGCTATCCCAACCATTGGTCGGGTAAGGAAAAGATTGGTCAGGATTTCGCTACAATTCATGCACCCGTAGCAGGAATCGAGAAAATTAACCGACGGGCTAGTGCGATCGTTAACACAATGGTTCTTCGCGAACCAATGGTACGCTTTGCTTGGGGTTTGAGTACCGACACTCGCCTCAATCACCATCCCGAACCACCTCCAAGTGTGTCCCTTGATGAATGGCATGGTAGAAGTTTTAACCGGGACAACCCCAAATTATTCTTAAGAATAGAACGACAAGTCATTTGGGGTTTACCAGAACATAACGCAGTGCTGTTTACTATCCGCACTTATTTTAGAGATTGTATTGCTATCAAAAAAGATACAAATTTGCGATTAAAATTATTGGCTGCTCTTCAATCGATGACACCAGAGTCATTAATTTATAAAGGTTTAGCAGAAAGCCGGGACAGCATTTTAGCTTGGTTGGAAGATGTATAG
- a CDS encoding GNAT family N-acetyltransferase: MKVFLETERLILRFFTAEDAENLFKLDSDPKVMRFINGGQPTEYNTIKEQVLPKWLGYYQKYDRFGFWAAVEKSSNEFIGWCHFYPAVEHQFAVELQIASSNEIALGYRLCQSTWGKGYATEASMALICKGFMEWNVQRVVAWALTVNKASTRVMEKVGLQLEKEFVFTESQLPNLQPSERKIAFYALNKLRVEQGKQTIC; the protein is encoded by the coding sequence ATGAAAGTCTTTTTAGAAACAGAACGATTGATTTTGCGCTTCTTCACAGCAGAAGATGCTGAAAACCTTTTTAAACTCGATAGCGACCCCAAAGTTATGCGTTTTATTAACGGGGGTCAGCCAACAGAATACAACACTATTAAAGAACAAGTACTGCCTAAATGGTTGGGATACTATCAGAAATACGATCGCTTTGGCTTTTGGGCAGCTGTAGAAAAATCAAGCAATGAATTTATCGGGTGGTGTCACTTCTACCCTGCTGTTGAACATCAATTTGCCGTTGAATTACAAATAGCTAGCAGCAATGAAATTGCTCTAGGTTACCGATTGTGCCAATCCACTTGGGGAAAAGGATATGCAACTGAAGCTTCCATGGCATTGATATGCAAGGGGTTTATGGAATGGAACGTTCAACGAGTTGTGGCATGGGCATTGACAGTCAACAAAGCATCGACTCGGGTTATGGAAAAAGTAGGATTGCAGTTGGAAAAAGAGTTTGTTTTCACGGAAAGTCAGCTACCAAACCTACAACCATCAGAGCGAAAAATAGCTTTTTATGCTTTAAATAAATTAAGAGTAGAGCAGGGCAAACAAACTATTTGTTAA
- the tnpA gene encoding IS200/IS605 family transposase: MQQYRRKNHSVSLVNYHLVWIPKRRKKILIGDVENRLRTIVWEVCQEKEWKIIALEIMPDHVHLFVNVPPEIAPHQVANAIKGRSSRLLRQEFPRLLKLPSLWTSSYFVSTAGNVSSDTVRRYIEEQRHHDTT, translated from the coding sequence ATGCAACAGTATCGAAGAAAAAATCATTCCGTTTCCTTGGTTAACTATCATCTAGTCTGGATACCAAAAAGACGGAAGAAGATTTTGATTGGAGATGTCGAAAACCGACTAAGAACAATTGTTTGGGAAGTTTGTCAAGAGAAAGAGTGGAAGATTATAGCACTAGAAATTATGCCAGACCACGTTCACCTATTTGTTAACGTTCCACCTGAAATAGCTCCACATCAAGTGGCTAACGCTATTAAAGGAAGAAGTTCTAGATTACTCAGACAAGAATTTCCACGTTTGCTAAAACTGCCTAGTTTGTGGACAAGTTCGTATTTTGTCTCTACTGCTGGCAATGTAAGTAGCGACACAGTTCGTAGGTATATTGAAGAGCAAAGACATCACGATACAACATGA
- a CDS encoding RNA-guided endonuclease InsQ/TnpB family protein — protein sequence MLTNYVYKLRPNVSQSEKMDTWVDMLRSHYNWCLNDRIAQYNQQFIQGDYCDIRTRAEACPITCFVSKNGATGEPWKDNKLDKEGKSAGQKFLSGELSGNLKNPRRSAGDIQITSLPILKKARPWYAEIDSTVLQQNVKRLDVAYKNFFEGRGFPQFKNRSNFTSFTYTVGIKVQGNKIYLPKVGWMRFHNSRLIPDGFTIKAVTVRKRQDGWYISVRMEDKSVPEYISKPLTEVEKVLGCDLGITKLVHLSDGYQIDNPKFSTNRKTKHLLKVRQRRVSRKVKGSKNRKKAAKKVGRLHKRVSDKRLAYQWYVANKIVSRNVDGIGLEDLNVSGMLRRCKVKVDEKTGRFLKNGQSRKKGLNRSISDASWSELTSKIEYLAEKQGKVVIKVNPRNSSCECRNCGHIDKLNRDKERFICTSCGHMEHADLGAAKTVRDRAKQVIQSMVRGDSAKPDADISKSGECSSKRPKQRKETSQCVASLSPG from the coding sequence TTGCTAACAAACTATGTATACAAGCTACGCCCTAACGTTTCTCAATCAGAAAAGATGGACACCTGGGTTGATATGCTTAGGAGTCATTACAACTGGTGTTTAAATGATAGAATTGCCCAATACAATCAACAATTCATTCAAGGCGACTATTGCGACATTAGAACAAGGGCAGAGGCTTGCCCAATAACTTGTTTTGTTAGCAAGAATGGAGCTACAGGAGAACCTTGGAAAGACAATAAATTAGATAAAGAGGGAAAGTCTGCCGGACAGAAGTTTCTGTCCGGCGAGCTTTCCGGGAACTTAAAAAATCCTAGAAGAAGTGCCGGAGATATTCAGATAACCAGTTTGCCAATACTTAAAAAAGCTAGACCCTGGTACGCTGAGATTGATTCTACAGTATTGCAACAAAACGTTAAACGTCTTGATGTAGCATACAAAAACTTCTTTGAAGGTAGAGGGTTTCCACAATTTAAAAACCGTAGTAACTTCACTTCTTTTACCTATACAGTAGGAATAAAAGTACAAGGGAATAAAATCTACCTACCTAAAGTAGGTTGGATGAGATTCCACAACTCTCGCTTAATACCTGATGGTTTTACCATCAAAGCTGTAACTGTCCGTAAGCGTCAAGATGGTTGGTATATTTCTGTCCGAATGGAAGACAAAAGTGTACCTGAATACATTTCAAAACCTTTAACAGAAGTTGAAAAAGTGCTTGGTTGCGATTTAGGGATTACTAAACTCGTGCATTTATCAGACGGTTATCAAATTGATAATCCTAAGTTTAGTACTAACCGAAAGACTAAACACCTACTAAAAGTCAGACAGAGACGGGTTAGCCGCAAAGTTAAAGGCAGTAAAAACAGGAAAAAAGCAGCTAAAAAAGTTGGAAGATTACACAAACGTGTCAGTGACAAGCGTTTAGCGTACCAATGGTATGTGGCTAACAAAATCGTCTCTCGTAATGTAGACGGTATTGGTTTGGAAGACTTAAATGTATCTGGTATGTTACGTCGTTGTAAGGTAAAAGTGGATGAGAAAACAGGACGGTTTTTAAAGAACGGACAAAGCCGTAAAAAAGGTTTAAACAGGTCTATCTCGGATGCTAGTTGGTCGGAGTTAACTTCAAAAATTGAGTATCTCGCTGAGAAGCAAGGAAAGGTTGTGATTAAAGTTAATCCTCGAAATTCTTCATGTGAATGCAGGAATTGCGGACATATAGACAAATTGAATCGTGATAAAGAAAGATTCATTTGTACGAGTTGCGGACACATGGAACACGCCGATCTAGGAGCCGCAAAAACAGTTCGAGATAGAGCAAAACAAGTAATTCAAAGTATGGTACGTGGGGACTCCGCGAAACCTGACGCCGATATCAGCAAGTCTGGTGAATGTTCGTCTAAACGCCCGAAACAACGCAAGGAGACGAGCCAGTGCGTTGCCTCTCTTTCCCCCGGTTGA
- a CDS encoding iron-containing alcohol dehydrogenase, with product MLFGKGQIASITAEIPASAKILVTYGGGSIKTNGVYDQVMSAVAGRQVMEFGGIEPNPRLETLMKAVELVRNEGIDFLLAVGGGSVIDGTKFIAAAVPFTGDPWDILAKTAPVKDALPLGVVLTIPATGSEMNTFSVVTKWETKDKLAFSSPLVYPRFSVLDPETTFSLPQKQIANGIVDAFTHVMEQYLTYPAHAPLQDRMAESILKTLIEIGPKTLADPKDYDARAIFMWCATMALNGLIGVGVPQDWSTHDIGHELTALHGLDHAQTLAIVLPSTMSVRRSSKWQKLLQYAERVWGIVDGTEEERVNEAIASTRNFFESVGVRTRLSDYGIGRETIPIIVERLEKRRQVALGEQQDVNPQVVEEILQLCG from the coding sequence ATCCTATTTGGCAAAGGTCAAATCGCCAGTATTACAGCTGAAATTCCTGCAAGCGCCAAAATTCTTGTCACATATGGTGGAGGTAGTATCAAGACGAATGGTGTTTATGACCAAGTTATGTCTGCGGTGGCTGGACGTCAGGTGATGGAGTTTGGAGGTATTGAACCCAATCCCCGTTTGGAAACACTGATGAAAGCGGTGGAACTAGTGCGAAATGAAGGGATTGACTTTTTACTGGCTGTTGGTGGCGGCTCTGTGATTGATGGTACAAAATTTATCGCAGCTGCTGTTCCCTTTACGGGCGACCCTTGGGACATTCTGGCAAAAACAGCACCTGTGAAAGATGCTTTACCCTTGGGTGTTGTACTGACAATACCTGCCACTGGTTCGGAAATGAATACATTTTCAGTGGTAACCAAGTGGGAAACTAAGGATAAATTAGCTTTCAGCAGCCCTTTGGTATATCCCCGTTTCTCGGTTCTCGATCCAGAAACAACTTTCTCTCTACCTCAAAAGCAAATTGCTAATGGGATCGTTGATGCTTTTACTCATGTGATGGAACAGTATTTGACTTATCCTGCTCATGCACCTTTACAAGATCGAATGGCAGAGTCTATCTTAAAAACGCTGATTGAAATAGGACCAAAAACTCTGGCCGATCCCAAGGACTATGATGCACGTGCTATTTTCATGTGGTGCGCTACTATGGCTCTCAATGGGCTGATTGGTGTAGGAGTCCCTCAGGATTGGTCTACTCATGATATAGGTCACGAACTGACTGCGTTACACGGATTGGATCACGCTCAAACTTTGGCTATTGTACTCCCTAGCACTATGTCAGTTAGGCGCAGTAGCAAATGGCAGAAACTTTTACAATATGCCGAACGAGTTTGGGGTATTGTGGATGGTACTGAGGAAGAACGGGTTAATGAGGCGATCGCTTCAACTCGCAACTTTTTTGAATCTGTTGGTGTACGTACTCGTCTCTCAGACTATGGTATTGGGCGCGAAACCATTCCAATCATTGTTGAGCGTTTGGAGAAACGGAGACAGGTTGCATTGGGCGAACAACAGGATGTCAATCCTCAAGTCGTTGAAGAGATTCTTCAACTTTGTGGTTAA
- a CDS encoding NAD(P)-dependent oxidoreductase: MDSKYSFVNQQIIGGAGMKRIAVLGAGAMGSRIVQNLLNAKYQVVVYNRTASKVKPLLDRGAVYATTPKEAAEQADIVISMVTDNDVSRSIWLDPKIGAALGLSKDAITIESSTLTVDWTRELADEILNRGAAFLDAPVVGSRQQAEAKKLIYLVGGKAQTLAQVQPVLLSAGASSIHHIGSVGQGMTMKLAVNALFGIQVAALAEIIGMLDKNGITSVKAMQYLGDLPVISPAALGAGSLMAINNHAPMFPIELVEKDFRYFIQTAQAFGALIPASTAIHNIYQEAMAFGYGNDNITGVVQIFI, from the coding sequence TTGGACAGCAAATATAGTTTTGTCAATCAACAAATTATTGGAGGGGCGGGAATGAAACGGATTGCAGTTTTGGGAGCCGGAGCAATGGGATCTCGCATCGTGCAGAACTTGCTTAATGCAAAATATCAAGTTGTTGTATATAATCGTACAGCTTCTAAGGTAAAGCCCTTACTGGATCGTGGGGCTGTTTATGCCACAACACCCAAAGAAGCTGCCGAGCAAGCTGATATTGTGATTAGTATGGTCACTGATAATGACGTGTCACGAAGCATCTGGCTTGACCCGAAAATAGGTGCGGCACTGGGACTGAGCAAAGATGCAATCACGATTGAATCCAGCACTTTAACCGTAGATTGGACACGAGAATTGGCAGATGAAATCTTAAATCGTGGAGCTGCCTTTCTCGATGCTCCAGTGGTCGGGTCGCGGCAGCAGGCAGAAGCAAAGAAACTCATTTATCTGGTTGGGGGAAAAGCACAAACCTTGGCACAAGTTCAACCTGTTCTGTTGTCCGCAGGTGCTTCAAGCATCCATCATATCGGTTCAGTAGGTCAGGGAATGACGATGAAACTGGCTGTTAATGCACTATTTGGCATTCAGGTTGCGGCATTAGCAGAAATTATCGGAATGCTGGACAAGAACGGAATAACCAGTGTAAAAGCAATGCAGTATCTGGGTGATTTACCTGTAATCAGTCCAGCTGCATTGGGCGCAGGAAGTCTAATGGCCATAAATAATCATGCACCGATGTTTCCAATTGAATTAGTAGAGAAAGATTTCCGTTATTTCATCCAAACCGCACAAGCCTTTGGTGCTTTAATTCCCGCATCTACTGCCATTCATAACATTTATCAAGAAGCTATGGCATTTGGTTATGGCAATGACAACATTACAGGTGTTGTTCAAATTTTTATCTAA
- a CDS encoding LysR family transcriptional regulator, with protein sequence MDLSVLKLFVEVMRRGSFASVARERNLDPSSVSRAIASLEEELGIRLFQRTTRKLSATEAGMIYFERIEPLVEEIQQAIDIATDISGQPKGTLRVTASVSFGLKCIVPLLPKFNSLYPALTVDLLLTDAVVDLLAEQIDLAVRLGLLADSTLIAQQLMRTHYSVCASPGYLKCSPPLEKPSDVEQHKCLLFPLSGFRSRWIFKDRQGELSDVSVCGHIVISNAIALQQCAIAGMGLALLPNWLIDEDLRVGSLVNLFPDYDVTATNFNTAAWFVYPTRTYIPLKVHVFIEFFKKSVLGLAID encoded by the coding sequence ATGGACTTATCAGTACTAAAACTTTTTGTGGAAGTCATGAGGCGGGGTAGTTTTGCATCTGTTGCCCGTGAGCGCAATCTAGATCCTTCTTCAGTCTCACGGGCGATCGCTTCATTAGAAGAAGAGTTGGGAATCAGATTATTCCAGAGGACGACTCGCAAATTGTCAGCAACTGAGGCTGGGATGATCTACTTTGAGCGCATTGAACCATTGGTTGAGGAGATACAGCAAGCAATTGATATAGCCACAGACATTTCCGGTCAGCCCAAGGGAACTCTCCGCGTCACAGCTTCTGTCTCTTTCGGGCTCAAGTGCATTGTGCCGTTATTGCCTAAATTTAATTCGTTATATCCCGCGCTTACAGTCGATCTGTTACTAACTGATGCCGTTGTTGATTTGTTGGCTGAACAAATTGACCTAGCAGTGCGTCTCGGACTCCTGGCTGACTCCACTCTGATTGCCCAACAATTAATGCGAACTCACTATTCGGTTTGTGCTAGTCCAGGTTATCTCAAGTGTTCGCCACCGTTGGAAAAACCGAGCGATGTGGAGCAACATAAGTGTCTACTTTTTCCGCTATCAGGGTTTCGCTCACGATGGATTTTCAAAGATCGCCAGGGTGAACTGAGTGATGTTTCTGTCTGTGGACACATTGTAATTTCAAATGCGATTGCCCTTCAGCAGTGTGCAATCGCAGGTATGGGTTTAGCATTGCTCCCAAACTGGTTGATTGACGAAGATTTACGGGTTGGTTCCCTCGTCAACTTGTTTCCAGATTACGATGTAACAGCAACGAATTTCAACACCGCCGCTTGGTTTGTCTATCCAACTCGTACTTATATTCCACTAAAAGTTCATGTATTCATAGAATTTTTCAAGAAATCTGTTTTAGGGTTAGCAATAGACTAA
- a CDS encoding TetR/AcrR family transcriptional regulator yields MSKGEETKEKILQQAAELFNQQGYAGASIADIMRVTGLQKGGIYNHFQSKDDLALQAFDFAIAQMKERYRTILRSKHCAVDRLQAIVDIFRSNIDNPIIKGGCPILNTAIESDDTHPALRERAKQAMDSWREIVSQIIQKGIERGEIRPTVNIDETATIMISSLEGAVMLSKLYGDLIHIDIVTQHLNEYIRSHLQI; encoded by the coding sequence ATGTCTAAAGGCGAAGAAACCAAAGAGAAAATTCTCCAACAAGCAGCCGAACTGTTTAATCAACAGGGTTATGCTGGTGCATCAATTGCAGATATTATGCGTGTCACGGGATTGCAGAAAGGAGGCATATATAATCATTTTCAAAGTAAAGACGATCTCGCATTACAAGCATTTGATTTTGCGATCGCTCAAATGAAAGAGCGTTACAGAACTATATTGCGTAGCAAGCATTGTGCGGTGGATAGGTTGCAAGCGATTGTAGATATCTTTCGCAGCAACATAGATAACCCAATTATCAAGGGAGGTTGTCCCATACTGAACACAGCTATTGAGAGTGACGACACGCACCCTGCTTTGCGAGAACGAGCCAAACAAGCAATGGACTCTTGGCGGGAAATAGTATCTCAAATTATCCAAAAGGGGATCGAAAGGGGCGAAATTCGCCCGACGGTTAACATTGATGAAACAGCTACCATCATGATTTCTTCACTTGAGGGTGCTGTTATGCTAAGCAAGCTCTACGGAGATCTGATTCACATAGATATAGTCACTCAGCATTTAAACGAGTATATAAGGAGCCACTTGCAAATCTAG
- the panB gene encoding 3-methyl-2-oxobutanoate hydroxymethyltransferase, which translates to MKKDLSYLLAKKQNHQKIVALTAYDYPTALLEDKTGVDIIFVGDSVGTNILGYDSEQEVTVDDIAHHLKAVRRGVSQAYILGDLPYNSYETPEQALDNAKKLLAHGADIVKLEGVREKVIKHLIDHDIKVCGHLGLLPQTQQQKRVQGKTFEQAKTIIEDAIALEKLGISMLVLELIPEELGQIVTEKLSIPTIGIGSGRFTDGQVLIVNDILGITPRKLKLAKTYQDYQTLTAQAIQKYKEDVEQNLFPTEENVWHMAEEELKHLR; encoded by the coding sequence ATGAAAAAAGACTTATCGTACTTGCTAGCAAAAAAGCAGAATCATCAAAAAATTGTAGCCCTGACAGCATATGATTATCCTACAGCGCTGTTGGAAGATAAGACTGGAGTTGATATCATTTTCGTTGGTGACAGTGTAGGAACAAATATACTTGGATATGATAGCGAACAAGAAGTTACGGTAGATGATATTGCCCATCATCTGAAAGCTGTTCGACGAGGAGTATCCCAAGCGTATATTCTTGGCGATTTGCCTTATAATTCCTATGAAACTCCCGAACAAGCACTCGATAATGCCAAAAAACTTTTAGCACATGGAGCAGATATTGTTAAATTAGAAGGTGTACGAGAAAAAGTCATCAAGCATCTGATCGACCATGATATAAAAGTATGCGGTCATCTTGGTTTGCTACCACAAACGCAGCAGCAGAAGAGGGTACAAGGAAAAACTTTTGAACAAGCGAAGACAATTATTGAAGATGCGATCGCATTGGAAAAACTTGGTATATCAATGCTCGTTTTGGAACTGATTCCTGAAGAACTCGGTCAAATCGTGACTGAAAAACTCAGCATTCCTACCATTGGAATTGGTTCGGGGCGGTTTACTGATGGACAGGTTCTTATCGTAAACGACATATTAGGAATAACACCCCGCAAGCTAAAACTTGCAAAAACATATCAAGACTATCAAACTTTGACTGCCCAAGCAATACAAAAGTATAAGGAAGATGTTGAACAAAATCTATTTCCTACAGAAGAAAATGTTTGGCACATGGCAGAGGAAGAGTTAAAACATCTCCGCTAA
- a CDS encoding glutathione S-transferase family protein gives MLKFYYNPRSPMARRVWVTLLEKEISFEPILLNLNGDQMEPEFLGINPFHHIPVIIDNGFRVIESLAIMDYLEAKYPTPEMLPKEAQALATVRTVQMVTNNELLPQIITLMYKDASSPQFVQATEHVNKVFSFLTDILGENSYFGSDRLTFGDIVVGGTISLLVKVGISLNNYPKLNDWYERLMQREAWSKTELSQEEFEQFKRVLNIIRKRKLSQTRSQPATAVT, from the coding sequence ATGCTCAAGTTTTACTACAATCCTCGGTCACCAATGGCACGTCGTGTATGGGTAACCTTATTAGAAAAAGAAATTTCTTTTGAGCCGATTTTGCTAAATTTAAATGGTGACCAAATGGAACCAGAATTTTTAGGAATTAACCCTTTTCACCACATTCCTGTCATCATTGATAATGGGTTTAGGGTTATAGAATCTTTAGCCATTATGGATTATTTAGAAGCTAAGTATCCCACACCAGAAATGTTGCCTAAAGAAGCCCAAGCATTGGCGACAGTAAGAACAGTACAAATGGTAACGAATAACGAGCTTTTGCCCCAAATAATTACACTCATGTACAAAGATGCAAGTTCTCCCCAATTTGTGCAAGCTACAGAACACGTAAATAAAGTTTTTAGCTTTTTAACAGATATTTTAGGAGAAAATTCTTATTTTGGAAGCGATCGCTTAACCTTTGGAGATATTGTTGTCGGAGGAACCATATCTTTACTGGTAAAGGTAGGTATAAGTCTTAACAATTACCCCAAATTAAATGATTGGTATGAACGCTTGATGCAACGAGAAGCGTGGAGCAAAACAGAATTGAGTCAGGAAGAGTTTGAACAATTTAAGCGGGTTCTCAACATAATACGCAAACGTAAGTTGAGCCAAACTCGCTCTCAACCTGCGACAGCTGTTACCTAA